In one Grus americana isolate bGruAme1 chromosome 1, bGruAme1.mat, whole genome shotgun sequence genomic region, the following are encoded:
- the SEC61A2 gene encoding protein transport protein Sec61 subunit alpha isoform X1, whose amino-acid sequence MGIKFLEVIKPFCAVLPEIQKPERKIQFREKVLWTAITLFIFLVCCQIPLFGIMSSDSADPFYWMRVILASNRGTLMELGISPIVTSGLIMQLLAGAKIIEVGDTPKDRALFNGAQKLFGMIITIGQAIVYVMTGMYGDPAEMGAGICLLIIIQLFVAGLIVLLLDELLQKGYGLGSGISLFIATNICETIVWKAFSPTTINTGRGTEFEGAVIALFHLLATRTDKVRALREAFYRQNLPNLMNLIATVFVFAVVIYFQGFRVDLPIKSARYRGQYSSYPIKLFYTSNIPIILQSALVSNLYVISQMLSVRFSGNFLVNLLGQWADVSGGGPARSYPVGGLCYYLSPPESMGAIFEDPVHVIVYIIFMLGSCAFFSKTWIEVSGSSAKDVAKQLKEQQMVMRGHRDTSMVHELNRYIPTAAAFGGLCIGALSVLADFLGAIGSGTGILLAVTIIYQYFEIFVKEQAEVGGVGALFF is encoded by the exons atgggCA TAAAATTTTTAGAAGTTATTAAGCCATTCTGTGCAGTGTTACCTGAAATCCAGAAACCGGAAAGAAAA ATCCAGTTCAGAGAGAAGGTACTATGGACGGCTATCACactcttcattttcttagtATGCTGCCAG ATACCTTTGTTTGGAATCATGTCATCAGATTCTGCAGATCCATTCTATTGGATGCGAGTCATTCTTGCGTCAAACAGAG GTACTTTGATGGAATTAGGTATCTCACCCATTGTGACATCTGGTTTGATCATGCAGCTGCTAGCTGGAGCGAAGATCATTGAAGTTGGTGATACTCCAAAAGACAGAGCCTTGTTCAATGGAGCTCAGAAAT TATTTGGGATGATTATTACCATTGGGCAAGCCATTGTGTATGTTATGACTGGAATGTATGGAGATCCTGCTGAAATGGGTGCTGGAATTTGTCTTCTTATTATAATTCAG CTGTTTGTTGCTGGTTTGATTGTGTTGCTGTTAGATGAGTTGCTACAGAAAGGTTATGGCTTGGGGTCTGGTATTTCCCTGTTTATTGCTACCAATATCTGTGAAACCATTGTCTGGAAGGCTTTTAGTCCCACTACCATCAACACTGGCAGAG GAACAGAGTTTGAGGGTGCTGTGATTGCACTGTTTCATCTTCTGGCTACACGAACCGACAAAGTCCGTGCTTTGCGGGAGGCTTTTTACCGACAGAATTTGCCCAATCTCATGAATCTGATTGCTACAGTATTTGTATTTGCTGTAGTCATATATTTTCAG GGGTTCCGTGTTGATTTACCTATCAAGTCTGCACGATATCGTGGACAGTACAGTAGTTATCCTATCAAGCTCTTTTACACCTCCAACATTCCCATCATTCTGCAGTCTGCCTTAGTTTCCAACCTCTACGTTATTTCCCAGATGTTGTCTGTTCGTTTTAGTGGCAACTTCTTGGTGAACTTATTAGGACAGTGGGCA GATGTCAGTGGCGGTGGCCCTGCTCGCTCTTACCCTGTTGGTGGCCTGTGCTACTACTTGTCCCCTCCAGAATCCATGGGTGCAATATTTGAGGATCCTGTCCATGTCATAGTTTATATAATATTTATGTTGGGATCCTGCGCGTTCTTCTCGAAGACTTGGATCGAGGTGTCTGGGTCATCAGCGAAAGAT GTTGCCAAGCAACTCAAAGAACAGCAAATGGTGATGAGAGGCCACCGGGATACTTCAATGGTTCACGAGCTGAACAG GTATATCCCTACAGCAGCTGCCTTTGGTGGTTTGTGCATTGGTGCCCTTTCAGTATTGGCTGACTTTCTAGGAGCCATTGGGTCAGGCACTGGCATTCTGCTTGCAGTCACTATTATTTATCAGTACTTCGAAATATTCGTAAAAGAACAGGCTGAAGTTGGAGGAGTAGGTGCATTATTTTTCTAG
- the SEC61A2 gene encoding protein transport protein Sec61 subunit alpha isoform X3 produces the protein MGIKFLEVIKPFCAVLPEIQKPERKIQFREKVLWTAITLFIFLVCCQIPLFGIMSSDSADPFYWMRVILASNRGTLMELGISPIVTSGLIMQLLAGAKIIEVGDTPKDRALFNGAQKLFGMIITIGQAIVYVMTGMYGDPAEMGAGICLLIIIQLFVAGLIVLLLDELLQKGYGLGSGISLFIATNICETIVWKAFSPTTINTGRGTEFEGAVIALFHLLATRTDKVRALREAFYRQNLPNLMNLIATVFVFAVVIYFQGFRVDLPIKSARYRGQYSSYPIKLFYTSNIPIILQSALVSNLYVISQMLSVRFSGNFLVNLLGQWADVSGGGPARSYPVGGLCYYLSPPESMGAIFEDPVHVIVYIIFMLGSCAFFSKTWIEVSGSSAKDVAKQLKEQQMVMRGHRDTSMVHELNR, from the exons atgggCA TAAAATTTTTAGAAGTTATTAAGCCATTCTGTGCAGTGTTACCTGAAATCCAGAAACCGGAAAGAAAA ATCCAGTTCAGAGAGAAGGTACTATGGACGGCTATCACactcttcattttcttagtATGCTGCCAG ATACCTTTGTTTGGAATCATGTCATCAGATTCTGCAGATCCATTCTATTGGATGCGAGTCATTCTTGCGTCAAACAGAG GTACTTTGATGGAATTAGGTATCTCACCCATTGTGACATCTGGTTTGATCATGCAGCTGCTAGCTGGAGCGAAGATCATTGAAGTTGGTGATACTCCAAAAGACAGAGCCTTGTTCAATGGAGCTCAGAAAT TATTTGGGATGATTATTACCATTGGGCAAGCCATTGTGTATGTTATGACTGGAATGTATGGAGATCCTGCTGAAATGGGTGCTGGAATTTGTCTTCTTATTATAATTCAG CTGTTTGTTGCTGGTTTGATTGTGTTGCTGTTAGATGAGTTGCTACAGAAAGGTTATGGCTTGGGGTCTGGTATTTCCCTGTTTATTGCTACCAATATCTGTGAAACCATTGTCTGGAAGGCTTTTAGTCCCACTACCATCAACACTGGCAGAG GAACAGAGTTTGAGGGTGCTGTGATTGCACTGTTTCATCTTCTGGCTACACGAACCGACAAAGTCCGTGCTTTGCGGGAGGCTTTTTACCGACAGAATTTGCCCAATCTCATGAATCTGATTGCTACAGTATTTGTATTTGCTGTAGTCATATATTTTCAG GGGTTCCGTGTTGATTTACCTATCAAGTCTGCACGATATCGTGGACAGTACAGTAGTTATCCTATCAAGCTCTTTTACACCTCCAACATTCCCATCATTCTGCAGTCTGCCTTAGTTTCCAACCTCTACGTTATTTCCCAGATGTTGTCTGTTCGTTTTAGTGGCAACTTCTTGGTGAACTTATTAGGACAGTGGGCA GATGTCAGTGGCGGTGGCCCTGCTCGCTCTTACCCTGTTGGTGGCCTGTGCTACTACTTGTCCCCTCCAGAATCCATGGGTGCAATATTTGAGGATCCTGTCCATGTCATAGTTTATATAATATTTATGTTGGGATCCTGCGCGTTCTTCTCGAAGACTTGGATCGAGGTGTCTGGGTCATCAGCGAAAGAT GTTGCCAAGCAACTCAAAGAACAGCAAATGGTGATGAGAGGCCACCGGGATACTTCAATGGTTCACGAGCTGAACAG
- the SEC61A2 gene encoding protein transport protein Sec61 subunit alpha isoform X5 — protein sequence MFTVHGGEIQFREKVLWTAITLFIFLVCCQIPLFGIMSSDSADPFYWMRVILASNRGTLMELGISPIVTSGLIMQLLAGAKIIEVGDTPKDRALFNGAQKLFGMIITIGQAIVYVMTGMYGDPAEMGAGICLLIIIQLFVAGLIVLLLDELLQKGYGLGSGISLFIATNICETIVWKAFSPTTINTGRGTEFEGAVIALFHLLATRTDKVRALREAFYRQNLPNLMNLIATVFVFAVVIYFQGFRVDLPIKSARYRGQYSSYPIKLFYTSNIPIILQSALVSNLYVISQMLSVRFSGNFLVNLLGQWADVSGGGPARSYPVGGLCYYLSPPESMGAIFEDPVHVIVYIIFMLGSCAFFSKTWIEVSGSSAKDVAKQLKEQQMVMRGHRDTSMVHELNRYIPTAAAFGGLCIGALSVLADFLGAIGSGTGILLAVTIIYQYFEIFVKEQAEVGGVGALFF from the exons ATGTTTACAGTCCATGGAGGAGAG ATCCAGTTCAGAGAGAAGGTACTATGGACGGCTATCACactcttcattttcttagtATGCTGCCAG ATACCTTTGTTTGGAATCATGTCATCAGATTCTGCAGATCCATTCTATTGGATGCGAGTCATTCTTGCGTCAAACAGAG GTACTTTGATGGAATTAGGTATCTCACCCATTGTGACATCTGGTTTGATCATGCAGCTGCTAGCTGGAGCGAAGATCATTGAAGTTGGTGATACTCCAAAAGACAGAGCCTTGTTCAATGGAGCTCAGAAAT TATTTGGGATGATTATTACCATTGGGCAAGCCATTGTGTATGTTATGACTGGAATGTATGGAGATCCTGCTGAAATGGGTGCTGGAATTTGTCTTCTTATTATAATTCAG CTGTTTGTTGCTGGTTTGATTGTGTTGCTGTTAGATGAGTTGCTACAGAAAGGTTATGGCTTGGGGTCTGGTATTTCCCTGTTTATTGCTACCAATATCTGTGAAACCATTGTCTGGAAGGCTTTTAGTCCCACTACCATCAACACTGGCAGAG GAACAGAGTTTGAGGGTGCTGTGATTGCACTGTTTCATCTTCTGGCTACACGAACCGACAAAGTCCGTGCTTTGCGGGAGGCTTTTTACCGACAGAATTTGCCCAATCTCATGAATCTGATTGCTACAGTATTTGTATTTGCTGTAGTCATATATTTTCAG GGGTTCCGTGTTGATTTACCTATCAAGTCTGCACGATATCGTGGACAGTACAGTAGTTATCCTATCAAGCTCTTTTACACCTCCAACATTCCCATCATTCTGCAGTCTGCCTTAGTTTCCAACCTCTACGTTATTTCCCAGATGTTGTCTGTTCGTTTTAGTGGCAACTTCTTGGTGAACTTATTAGGACAGTGGGCA GATGTCAGTGGCGGTGGCCCTGCTCGCTCTTACCCTGTTGGTGGCCTGTGCTACTACTTGTCCCCTCCAGAATCCATGGGTGCAATATTTGAGGATCCTGTCCATGTCATAGTTTATATAATATTTATGTTGGGATCCTGCGCGTTCTTCTCGAAGACTTGGATCGAGGTGTCTGGGTCATCAGCGAAAGAT GTTGCCAAGCAACTCAAAGAACAGCAAATGGTGATGAGAGGCCACCGGGATACTTCAATGGTTCACGAGCTGAACAG GTATATCCCTACAGCAGCTGCCTTTGGTGGTTTGTGCATTGGTGCCCTTTCAGTATTGGCTGACTTTCTAGGAGCCATTGGGTCAGGCACTGGCATTCTGCTTGCAGTCACTATTATTTATCAGTACTTCGAAATATTCGTAAAAGAACAGGCTGAAGTTGGAGGAGTAGGTGCATTATTTTTCTAG
- the SEC61A2 gene encoding protein transport protein Sec61 subunit alpha isoform X2 has product MSSDSADPFYWMRVILASNRGTLMELGISPIVTSGLIMQLLAGAKIIEVGDTPKDRALFNGAQKLFGMIITIGQAIVYVMTGMYGDPAEMGAGICLLIIIQLFVAGLIVLLLDELLQKGYGLGSGISLFIATNICETIVWKAFSPTTINTGRGTEFEGAVIALFHLLATRTDKVRALREAFYRQNLPNLMNLIATVFVFAVVIYFQGFRVDLPIKSARYRGQYSSYPIKLFYTSNIPIILQSALVSNLYVISQMLSVRFSGNFLVNLLGQWADVSGGGPARSYPVGGLCYYLSPPESMGAIFEDPVHVIVYIIFMLGSCAFFSKTWIEVSGSSAKDVAKQLKEQQMVMRGHRDTSMVHELNRYIPTAAAFGGLCIGALSVLADFLGAIGSGTGILLAVTIIYQYFEIFVKEQAEVGGVGALFF; this is encoded by the exons ATGTCATCAGATTCTGCAGATCCATTCTATTGGATGCGAGTCATTCTTGCGTCAAACAGAG GTACTTTGATGGAATTAGGTATCTCACCCATTGTGACATCTGGTTTGATCATGCAGCTGCTAGCTGGAGCGAAGATCATTGAAGTTGGTGATACTCCAAAAGACAGAGCCTTGTTCAATGGAGCTCAGAAAT TATTTGGGATGATTATTACCATTGGGCAAGCCATTGTGTATGTTATGACTGGAATGTATGGAGATCCTGCTGAAATGGGTGCTGGAATTTGTCTTCTTATTATAATTCAG CTGTTTGTTGCTGGTTTGATTGTGTTGCTGTTAGATGAGTTGCTACAGAAAGGTTATGGCTTGGGGTCTGGTATTTCCCTGTTTATTGCTACCAATATCTGTGAAACCATTGTCTGGAAGGCTTTTAGTCCCACTACCATCAACACTGGCAGAG GAACAGAGTTTGAGGGTGCTGTGATTGCACTGTTTCATCTTCTGGCTACACGAACCGACAAAGTCCGTGCTTTGCGGGAGGCTTTTTACCGACAGAATTTGCCCAATCTCATGAATCTGATTGCTACAGTATTTGTATTTGCTGTAGTCATATATTTTCAG GGGTTCCGTGTTGATTTACCTATCAAGTCTGCACGATATCGTGGACAGTACAGTAGTTATCCTATCAAGCTCTTTTACACCTCCAACATTCCCATCATTCTGCAGTCTGCCTTAGTTTCCAACCTCTACGTTATTTCCCAGATGTTGTCTGTTCGTTTTAGTGGCAACTTCTTGGTGAACTTATTAGGACAGTGGGCA GATGTCAGTGGCGGTGGCCCTGCTCGCTCTTACCCTGTTGGTGGCCTGTGCTACTACTTGTCCCCTCCAGAATCCATGGGTGCAATATTTGAGGATCCTGTCCATGTCATAGTTTATATAATATTTATGTTGGGATCCTGCGCGTTCTTCTCGAAGACTTGGATCGAGGTGTCTGGGTCATCAGCGAAAGAT GTTGCCAAGCAACTCAAAGAACAGCAAATGGTGATGAGAGGCCACCGGGATACTTCAATGGTTCACGAGCTGAACAG GTATATCCCTACAGCAGCTGCCTTTGGTGGTTTGTGCATTGGTGCCCTTTCAGTATTGGCTGACTTTCTAGGAGCCATTGGGTCAGGCACTGGCATTCTGCTTGCAGTCACTATTATTTATCAGTACTTCGAAATATTCGTAAAAGAACAGGCTGAAGTTGGAGGAGTAGGTGCATTATTTTTCTAG
- the SEC61A2 gene encoding protein transport protein Sec61 subunit alpha isoform X4 has translation MELGISPIVTSGLIMQLLAGAKIIEVGDTPKDRALFNGAQKLFGMIITIGQAIVYVMTGMYGDPAEMGAGICLLIIIQLFVAGLIVLLLDELLQKGYGLGSGISLFIATNICETIVWKAFSPTTINTGRGTEFEGAVIALFHLLATRTDKVRALREAFYRQNLPNLMNLIATVFVFAVVIYFQGFRVDLPIKSARYRGQYSSYPIKLFYTSNIPIILQSALVSNLYVISQMLSVRFSGNFLVNLLGQWADVSGGGPARSYPVGGLCYYLSPPESMGAIFEDPVHVIVYIIFMLGSCAFFSKTWIEVSGSSAKDVAKQLKEQQMVMRGHRDTSMVHELNRYIPTAAAFGGLCIGALSVLADFLGAIGSGTGILLAVTIIYQYFEIFVKEQAEVGGVGALFF, from the exons ATGGAATTAGGTATCTCACCCATTGTGACATCTGGTTTGATCATGCAGCTGCTAGCTGGAGCGAAGATCATTGAAGTTGGTGATACTCCAAAAGACAGAGCCTTGTTCAATGGAGCTCAGAAAT TATTTGGGATGATTATTACCATTGGGCAAGCCATTGTGTATGTTATGACTGGAATGTATGGAGATCCTGCTGAAATGGGTGCTGGAATTTGTCTTCTTATTATAATTCAG CTGTTTGTTGCTGGTTTGATTGTGTTGCTGTTAGATGAGTTGCTACAGAAAGGTTATGGCTTGGGGTCTGGTATTTCCCTGTTTATTGCTACCAATATCTGTGAAACCATTGTCTGGAAGGCTTTTAGTCCCACTACCATCAACACTGGCAGAG GAACAGAGTTTGAGGGTGCTGTGATTGCACTGTTTCATCTTCTGGCTACACGAACCGACAAAGTCCGTGCTTTGCGGGAGGCTTTTTACCGACAGAATTTGCCCAATCTCATGAATCTGATTGCTACAGTATTTGTATTTGCTGTAGTCATATATTTTCAG GGGTTCCGTGTTGATTTACCTATCAAGTCTGCACGATATCGTGGACAGTACAGTAGTTATCCTATCAAGCTCTTTTACACCTCCAACATTCCCATCATTCTGCAGTCTGCCTTAGTTTCCAACCTCTACGTTATTTCCCAGATGTTGTCTGTTCGTTTTAGTGGCAACTTCTTGGTGAACTTATTAGGACAGTGGGCA GATGTCAGTGGCGGTGGCCCTGCTCGCTCTTACCCTGTTGGTGGCCTGTGCTACTACTTGTCCCCTCCAGAATCCATGGGTGCAATATTTGAGGATCCTGTCCATGTCATAGTTTATATAATATTTATGTTGGGATCCTGCGCGTTCTTCTCGAAGACTTGGATCGAGGTGTCTGGGTCATCAGCGAAAGAT GTTGCCAAGCAACTCAAAGAACAGCAAATGGTGATGAGAGGCCACCGGGATACTTCAATGGTTCACGAGCTGAACAG GTATATCCCTACAGCAGCTGCCTTTGGTGGTTTGTGCATTGGTGCCCTTTCAGTATTGGCTGACTTTCTAGGAGCCATTGGGTCAGGCACTGGCATTCTGCTTGCAGTCACTATTATTTATCAGTACTTCGAAATATTCGTAAAAGAACAGGCTGAAGTTGGAGGAGTAGGTGCATTATTTTTCTAG